The following proteins are co-located in the Chryseobacterium daecheongense genome:
- the nadA gene encoding quinolinate synthase NadA codes for MSTETLEKAKSAIPVRGFLDIKDIAIPQGEELVKAILKLKEEKNAVILAHYYQPGEIQDIADFLGDSLQLARQAKETNADMIVFCGVHFMAEAAKILNPTKKVVLPDTMAGCSLADGCSGEGLRKMREQHPNALIATYINCNAETKAESDIIVTSSNAETVIEALPKDRPIIFAPDKNLGRYLSKKTGRDMILWDGSCIVHEAFSMERIAQQLADNPDAKLIAHPESEEAVLKLAHFIGSTSALLNYVEKDDCQKFIIATEEGILHEMKKRAPHKELIPALVFDESCNCSECFYMKRNTMEKLYLCMKYELPEILIDEELRLKALKPIEAMLDLSKSIK; via the coding sequence ATGAGTACCGAAACATTAGAAAAAGCTAAATCTGCAATTCCTGTAAGGGGATTTTTAGATATTAAAGATATAGCGATTCCTCAGGGAGAAGAGCTGGTGAAAGCTATTCTTAAGCTTAAAGAAGAGAAAAATGCGGTTATATTAGCGCATTATTACCAACCGGGAGAAATTCAGGATATCGCAGATTTCCTGGGAGACTCTTTGCAGCTGGCAAGACAGGCTAAAGAAACCAATGCTGATATGATTGTATTCTGCGGTGTCCATTTTATGGCAGAGGCAGCTAAGATCCTTAACCCTACAAAAAAAGTTGTTCTTCCTGATACCATGGCCGGATGTTCATTGGCTGACGGGTGTAGTGGTGAAGGATTGAGAAAAATGCGCGAACAGCATCCAAATGCTTTAATCGCAACTTACATCAACTGTAATGCAGAAACGAAAGCAGAAAGTGATATTATTGTAACCAGCTCCAATGCGGAAACGGTGATTGAGGCCTTACCTAAAGACCGACCTATCATCTTTGCACCAGATAAAAATCTTGGAAGATATCTTTCTAAAAAAACAGGCCGCGATATGATCCTTTGGGATGGAAGTTGTATAGTTCACGAAGCCTTTTCAATGGAAAGAATTGCTCAGCAATTGGCTGATAATCCGGATGCAAAACTAATTGCACATCCTGAAAGTGAAGAAGCTGTTTTAAAATTAGCCCACTTTATAGGTTCTACTTCTGCGTTATTAAACTATGTAGAAAAAGACGACTGCCAGAAATTCATTATCGCTACAGAAGAAGGTATTCTGCACGAAATGAAAAAACGTGCTCCTCATAAGGAACTGATTCCGGCATTGGTTTTCGATGAAAGCTGCAACTGTTCAGAATGTTTCTATATGAAACGAAACACTATGGAAAAGCTCTATTTGTGTATGAAATATGAACTTCCGGAAATTCTTATCGACGAAGAACTTCGTTTGAAGGCCTTAAAGCCAATTGAAGCCATGCTTGATCTTTCAAAAAGCATCAAATAA
- the thrA gene encoding bifunctional aspartate kinase/homoserine dehydrogenase I produces the protein MKVLKFGGTSVAHAQAVLQVEKIIKKESSAKQIVVVVSALHGVTDLLIKAAEQASEANDSYPHHLKILEEKHLNLVKDLLPISAQSAWLSFVKKHFNDIEDICNGIFTLGEFTPRIKDKIASYGEFLSSNIITARFESAGLDAVWMNSADYIRTNTHYTRAKVDFNVSNNNLRHYFETNPRQIYVAPGFIASDEHGNRTTLGRGGSDYSAAIIASAINAEELQIWTDVSGMMTADPRLVSQAKVIPEITYQEAMELSHFGAKVLYPPTIQPVMVKNIDLRIKNTFNADASGTLISHDLQNTDPEQIAVGISNMNNIALLTLEGSGMVGIPGISAKLFQCLSHEKINVILITQSSSEHSITLAIDEKELFHAESAINLAFEDDLKLQRIEPVKIENRLSIVAVVGENMKSRSGVSAKMFSCLGNNGINIRAIAQGSSEKNISIVIAENDTKKAVNILHEEFFESEIKQVHLYICGTGNVGTKLIQQVYAQNKYLRDHLSLNLRIAGLSNSRKMVFLNEGIPENDYVNLLENGEKASAHQFSREIITRNLRNSVFVDLTANAEIPEIYENLLKKSVNIVACNKIAAASDFENYKKLKNLAKNHNCRFFFETNVGAGLPIIGTINDLVRSGDAITSIKAVLSGTLNFVFNEYDGTQSFSEVVARAQKEGFTEPDPRLDLAGTDVARKILILAREAGFPLQFNEIENISFLPEECMQGDVENFYTMLVKYEDHFKNLFDQAKKVGKILKYVAEFDNGKAKVGLQHIAPDSDLFHLYGKDNIVIFKTLRYSEQPLVVKGAGAGAEVTASGVFADIVRSV, from the coding sequence ATGAAAGTCTTAAAATTCGGCGGAACTTCTGTTGCCCATGCACAGGCAGTTCTGCAAGTCGAAAAAATTATAAAAAAAGAATCTTCCGCTAAGCAAATTGTCGTTGTAGTTTCAGCATTACATGGAGTAACAGATTTATTGATCAAGGCAGCAGAGCAAGCTTCCGAGGCTAATGACAGTTATCCTCATCATCTTAAAATCCTTGAAGAAAAACATCTGAACCTTGTAAAAGACCTTCTTCCCATTTCAGCACAAAGTGCATGGCTAAGTTTTGTAAAAAAGCACTTTAATGATATTGAAGATATTTGTAACGGGATATTCACCTTGGGAGAATTTACCCCCAGAATTAAAGATAAGATCGCTTCTTATGGCGAGTTCCTCTCTTCAAATATCATTACGGCAAGGTTTGAATCTGCCGGGCTGGACGCCGTATGGATGAATTCAGCTGATTATATCAGAACAAATACCCATTATACACGGGCAAAAGTTGATTTTAATGTGAGTAATAATAATCTCAGACATTATTTCGAAACCAATCCAAGGCAGATTTACGTAGCACCAGGCTTTATAGCAAGTGATGAACATGGCAACAGAACAACTCTGGGAAGAGGAGGTTCAGACTACTCCGCTGCAATTATTGCTTCAGCCATTAACGCTGAGGAGCTTCAGATATGGACTGATGTCAGCGGAATGATGACAGCCGATCCCAGGCTTGTATCCCAGGCAAAAGTTATTCCTGAAATAACTTATCAGGAAGCAATGGAATTATCCCATTTCGGAGCAAAAGTACTTTATCCGCCCACCATTCAGCCGGTCATGGTAAAGAATATAGATCTTCGTATCAAAAATACTTTTAATGCGGATGCTTCAGGAACTTTAATCTCTCATGATCTGCAGAATACTGATCCGGAACAAATAGCTGTTGGTATTTCCAATATGAATAATATTGCTCTTCTCACTCTTGAAGGAAGCGGAATGGTTGGAATTCCCGGAATCTCTGCCAAGCTTTTCCAGTGTTTAAGCCACGAAAAAATAAACGTTATTCTAATCACCCAAAGTTCTTCTGAGCATTCAATCACCCTTGCAATTGATGAAAAAGAGCTTTTTCACGCGGAAAGCGCAATTAATCTTGCATTTGAAGATGATTTGAAACTTCAGAGAATTGAACCTGTAAAAATTGAAAACAGGCTTTCCATTGTGGCGGTTGTAGGAGAAAATATGAAAAGCAGAAGCGGTGTAAGCGCCAAGATGTTCAGCTGTCTTGGAAATAACGGGATAAACATCAGGGCTATTGCACAGGGTTCTTCGGAAAAAAATATCAGCATCGTAATTGCTGAAAATGACACAAAAAAAGCAGTAAACATTCTGCATGAAGAGTTTTTTGAGTCAGAAATCAAACAGGTACATCTTTACATCTGCGGAACAGGAAATGTAGGCACTAAGCTTATACAGCAGGTGTATGCCCAGAATAAATACCTTAGAGATCATCTATCCCTTAACCTGAGAATCGCCGGTCTTTCCAACAGTCGGAAAATGGTATTTTTGAATGAAGGAATTCCGGAAAATGATTATGTCAACCTGCTTGAAAACGGAGAAAAAGCTTCTGCTCATCAATTTAGCAGAGAGATCATAACAAGAAATCTTAGAAACTCGGTCTTTGTAGACCTTACAGCCAATGCTGAGATCCCGGAAATTTATGAGAACCTGTTAAAAAAGAGTGTCAACATTGTAGCCTGTAATAAAATAGCAGCCGCATCAGATTTTGAAAATTATAAAAAGCTGAAAAACCTAGCTAAAAACCACAATTGTAGATTTTTCTTTGAAACCAATGTAGGGGCAGGACTTCCTATTATCGGAACTATAAATGATCTGGTGAGAAGCGGCGATGCTATTACTTCCATTAAGGCCGTGTTAAGCGGTACTTTAAATTTTGTTTTTAATGAGTACGATGGAACCCAATCATTTTCAGAAGTTGTTGCCCGTGCTCAGAAAGAAGGATTTACTGAACCCGACCCGAGACTGGATCTTGCCGGAACAGATGTGGCGAGAAAAATTTTAATACTTGCACGCGAAGCCGGTTTTCCTCTGCAGTTTAATGAAATCGAGAACATTAGTTTTTTACCGGAAGAATGCATGCAGGGTGATGTAGAAAATTTTTATACCATGCTTGTAAAATATGAGGATCATTTTAAAAATCTATTTGACCAGGCTAAAAAGGTCGGAAAAATTTTAAAATATGTCGCAGAGTTTGACAATGGTAAAGCAAAAGTTGGATTACAGCATATAGCGCCCGACAGTGATTTGTTTCATCTGTACGGAAAAGACAATATTGTTATTTTCAAAACTTTAAGATATTCCGAGCAACCCCTGGTTGTAAAAGGTGCAGGTGCAGGTGCTGAAGTTACAGCAAGTGGTGTTTTTGCAGATATTGTACGTTCCGTTTAA
- a CDS encoding homoserine kinase produces MKSIKIKVPATVANLVCGFDILGMAINEPYDEMEVRLLETPDIIVRHTDGFNLPEEASKNVAGIVLMKMQEHLHLKNGFEVIIHKHIKPGSGLGSSAASAAGAAFAANILIGNILSREETIHFAMFGEELASGVRHADNIAPCIYGGITLVKSSDPIDIISLNTPGLFIAAVHPQVEVKTSDARQILKKNIQLKDAITQWGNIAGLIAGIEKNDLFLIGRSLNDVIVEPVRSILIPEFDTIKRKSLEMGALGGGISGSGPSVFMLTEKKKTAGDIAMMMKSVYDQININSMVYVSDINSTGIIIEEQNN; encoded by the coding sequence ATGAAAAGTATAAAAATTAAAGTCCCGGCAACCGTCGCTAATCTGGTTTGTGGTTTTGATATCCTGGGCATGGCGATCAACGAGCCATATGATGAAATGGAAGTAAGACTATTGGAAACACCTGATATTATTGTCCGCCATACCGATGGCTTCAATCTTCCGGAAGAAGCTTCAAAAAATGTAGCAGGAATTGTCCTTATGAAAATGCAGGAACATCTTCACCTGAAGAACGGATTTGAAGTCATTATTCATAAACACATCAAGCCCGGCAGCGGCCTCGGTTCCAGTGCTGCCAGTGCTGCAGGTGCCGCTTTTGCGGCAAATATCCTGATAGGAAATATTTTGTCCAGGGAAGAAACAATTCATTTTGCGATGTTTGGAGAAGAGCTCGCTTCCGGAGTACGGCATGCGGACAATATTGCGCCGTGTATTTATGGGGGGATCACCCTTGTGAAATCCTCTGATCCTATTGATATTATTTCCCTGAATACTCCTGGTTTGTTCATTGCCGCTGTGCATCCGCAGGTTGAAGTAAAAACATCTGACGCAAGACAGATCCTTAAAAAAAATATTCAGCTGAAAGATGCCATAACGCAATGGGGAAATATTGCCGGGCTCATTGCCGGTATTGAGAAAAATGATCTATTCCTGATTGGGAGAAGCCTGAATGATGTTATTGTAGAACCGGTTCGAAGCATTTTGATTCCGGAATTTGATACCATTAAAAGAAAAAGCCTGGAAATGGGAGCACTGGGGGGAGGAATTTCAGGATCAGGGCCTTCTGTTTTCATGTTAACGGAAAAGAAAAAAACAGCCGGGGATATTGCCATGATGATGAAATCGGTTTATGATCAGATCAACATCAATAGCATGGTGTATGTATCGGATATTAATTCTACCGGGATCATCATAGAAGAACAGAATAACTAA
- the thrC gene encoding threonine synthase: MNYYNLKDKKEKVSFKTASIKGQGKEKGLFFPENIPLFNTYFIQNLNRFSDEEIAFQCMKDFVDEEIPENELRQIISETISFDIPLKKITDSISVLELFHGPTLAFKDVGARFMSRCLSYFLKGGQKKVTVLVATSGDTGGAVAHGFYNVDGIDVVILYPKERVSPVQEKQLTALGGNITALEVNGTFDDCQSLVKQAFSDPEVNNELFLTSANSINIARWLPQQIYYLLALKQWQKTEKENPVICVPSGNFGNICAGLMTYMRGLPADHFIAACNANDVVPHYLKTQIFEPKETVATLSNAMDVGNPSNFIRILEMFQHQFEDLNHIISGYSVNDEETLATVRKVWKHHAYLLEPHGAVAYTSLENYLKQNPEKKGFILETAHPVKFPDAVEKAIAQEIDIPESLADLMKKDKKTVEINSDFQELKRFLLNKN, from the coding sequence ATGAACTATTACAATTTAAAAGATAAAAAGGAAAAGGTAAGTTTTAAAACCGCTTCAATTAAGGGGCAGGGAAAAGAAAAAGGGCTGTTTTTTCCGGAAAATATTCCGTTGTTCAATACCTATTTCATTCAGAATCTGAACCGGTTTTCAGATGAAGAGATTGCTTTTCAATGCATGAAAGACTTTGTGGATGAGGAAATTCCGGAAAATGAATTACGACAAATTATTTCGGAAACAATTTCTTTTGACATTCCTTTAAAAAAAATTACGGATAGCATATCCGTACTCGAATTATTCCACGGTCCTACCCTCGCCTTCAAAGATGTAGGAGCAAGGTTTATGAGCCGCTGCTTATCTTACTTCTTAAAAGGAGGACAGAAAAAAGTAACAGTCCTGGTTGCTACATCCGGGGATACCGGAGGGGCTGTTGCCCATGGTTTTTATAATGTGGATGGAATCGATGTGGTTATTTTGTATCCGAAAGAAAGAGTAAGTCCTGTTCAGGAAAAACAATTGACAGCCTTAGGAGGAAACATTACCGCTTTAGAAGTAAATGGAACTTTCGATGACTGCCAGAGCCTTGTAAAACAGGCATTTTCAGATCCGGAAGTCAATAATGAATTATTCCTTACTTCTGCCAATTCCATTAACATTGCGAGATGGTTACCACAACAGATCTATTATCTGCTGGCTTTAAAACAGTGGCAAAAAACTGAAAAAGAAAATCCTGTCATTTGTGTCCCCAGCGGAAATTTCGGAAACATCTGCGCCGGATTGATGACTTACATGAGAGGACTTCCTGCAGACCATTTTATCGCTGCATGTAACGCCAATGATGTAGTGCCCCATTATTTAAAAACACAAATCTTTGAACCTAAAGAAACAGTAGCAACCCTTTCCAATGCAATGGATGTCGGAAATCCCAGCAATTTCATCCGTATTCTTGAAATGTTCCAGCACCAATTTGAAGATCTCAATCATATTATTTCCGGATATTCCGTAAATGACGAAGAAACTTTAGCAACCGTCAGGAAAGTCTGGAAACATCATGCATATCTTCTCGAACCCCATGGAGCAGTTGCCTATACTTCTTTAGAAAACTATCTGAAGCAAAATCCTGAAAAGAAAGGTTTTATCCTGGAGACAGCTCATCCTGTAAAATTCCCCGATGCTGTGGAAAAAGCCATTGCACAAGAAATTGATATTCCGGAATCATTGGCAGATTTAATGAAAAAGGATAAAAAAACCGTTGAAATTAATTCAGATTTTCAAGAATTAAAACGATTTTTGCTGAACAAAAACTGA
- the folB gene encoding dihydroneopterin aldolase yields MSKIFLEDVKIYAYHGVLPEENIIGTYYILNLEIHTDLWKAAESDDLNDTISYADINDIILEEMKVKSKLLEHVAGRIISKINENFPEVSYIKLKITKTAPPMQGEMKGASIELEKSFNPNN; encoded by the coding sequence ATGAGCAAGATCTTTTTGGAAGATGTGAAAATATATGCGTACCATGGTGTTTTACCTGAAGAAAACATCATCGGTACGTACTACATTTTAAATCTAGAGATCCATACCGATCTCTGGAAAGCTGCAGAATCAGATGATCTGAATGATACCATCAGCTATGCGGATATCAATGATATTATCCTTGAAGAAATGAAAGTTAAATCAAAACTTCTGGAACATGTGGCCGGAAGAATTATTTCAAAAATTAATGAAAACTTTCCTGAGGTTTCTTATATCAAGCTTAAAATCACCAAAACAGCTCCTCCTATGCAGGGAGAAATGAAAGGTGCAAGTATTGAACTGGAAAAAAGTTTTAATCCAAATAATTAA
- a CDS encoding DUF4403 family protein, translating to MKSIKIILLLLCINIFGQAKVDNQLADYNFPKIKSSITMPVTIPLAEIGNIINSSVKELIYQDDSYTDNNNDQFKVKVWKTRPIRLVGGTNQNLLIEVPLKIWAEKGIGTLGLYTYQNTTFETVMYFNTSLNFKNNWTIVTNTQPMGFKWVTKPVLDYGKIQIPITALVEKSLKEQQLKFCKTIDQQMGTQLNFQQYAVMAWNVFAQPFNISEEYNTWLKVTPVNVNITPLKFYGNQIDANIGIDIYSETFTGSKPASSAPIKTAANFNFTPVLGDQFSLQTTANVPFTEASNIARKMFLGKEYDVRDSKVKITDIRVYGIENRIMIEAQTEGYIKGTALISGIPVYDDARKKIVLSDTKFKLKTMNILQKTASLLFQGKIVRMIEEEYGIPTQELVDTSKKSIEEAFNKEYYKGLKMNGRVFNLKPGQILLGTSGITAVIDTNASLKLIINGI from the coding sequence TTGAAATCCATTAAAATTATATTATTACTGCTTTGTATCAATATTTTTGGCCAGGCTAAAGTTGACAACCAGCTGGCTGATTATAATTTTCCAAAGATAAAATCCAGCATTACCATGCCGGTTACCATTCCGCTTGCCGAAATTGGTAATATCATCAATTCTTCAGTAAAAGAATTGATCTATCAGGATGATTCCTACACGGATAACAACAATGACCAGTTTAAAGTAAAAGTATGGAAAACCCGGCCTATACGACTTGTAGGGGGAACGAATCAGAACCTTTTAATTGAAGTTCCTTTGAAAATATGGGCAGAGAAAGGGATTGGTACCCTGGGACTTTATACTTACCAGAATACTACATTTGAAACGGTAATGTATTTCAATACCTCCCTTAATTTCAAAAATAACTGGACTATTGTTACCAATACGCAGCCTATGGGATTCAAATGGGTTACCAAACCGGTTCTTGATTATGGAAAGATACAGATCCCGATTACCGCACTTGTTGAAAAAAGCCTGAAAGAGCAACAACTGAAATTTTGCAAAACAATAGATCAGCAAATGGGTACCCAGCTTAATTTCCAGCAATATGCAGTAATGGCCTGGAATGTTTTCGCGCAGCCTTTTAACATTTCGGAGGAATACAACACATGGCTGAAAGTAACCCCTGTAAATGTAAATATTACTCCATTGAAATTCTATGGAAATCAGATTGATGCCAATATCGGAATTGACATTTACTCCGAAACCTTTACCGGAAGTAAACCGGCATCTTCAGCTCCTATTAAAACGGCAGCTAACTTCAATTTCACCCCTGTACTTGGAGACCAGTTTTCGCTTCAGACAACAGCCAATGTTCCTTTTACCGAAGCGTCTAATATTGCCAGAAAAATGTTCCTAGGAAAAGAATATGATGTTCGCGATTCTAAAGTAAAAATTACCGATATCAGGGTATACGGCATTGAGAACAGAATTATGATCGAAGCTCAGACCGAAGGGTATATAAAAGGAACTGCACTTATTTCGGGCATTCCTGTTTATGATGATGCCAGGAAAAAAATTGTACTGTCCGATACTAAGTTTAAGCTGAAGACAATGAATATCCTCCAAAAAACAGCAAGCCTTCTATTTCAGGGAAAAATCGTAAGAATGATAGAAGAAGAATATGGTATCCCAACACAGGAACTGGTGGATACTTCAAAGAAAAGTATTGAAGAAGCTTTTAATAAAGAATATTATAAAGGGCTAAAGATGAATGGAAGGGTTTTTAATCTGAAGCCAGGCCAGATCCTTCTCGGTACATCAGGAATTACTGCAGTCATTGATACTAACGCTTCTTTAAAACTCATTATCAATGGCATTTAA
- a CDS encoding RDD family protein, whose product MRKYLQIVDRHRASQGLRLANYIIDLIFSYILILILLGVLGITYAFITGNTVEEIGYRMENMNPLLDRLITLSAYLLMMFLTELITQGRSLGKLITGTKVVMIDGTSPGAGNYLLRNIIRGIPFVDQLSFLADKSGFHDKWSETCVVVKKNYEAELQLKSDINTLGTKENI is encoded by the coding sequence ATGAGAAAATACTTACAGATTGTTGACAGACACAGAGCGTCGCAAGGCCTCAGACTTGCGAATTATATTATTGACCTTATTTTCAGTTATATTCTGATCCTTATATTATTAGGTGTATTGGGAATTACCTATGCATTTATTACAGGAAATACCGTAGAAGAAATAGGTTATAGAATGGAAAATATGAATCCTTTACTGGACCGGCTGATCACCTTATCCGCTTACCTTCTGATGATGTTCCTCACAGAGCTGATCACCCAGGGAAGAAGCTTAGGGAAACTGATCACCGGAACAAAGGTGGTCATGATAGACGGAACGTCTCCCGGTGCCGGTAATTATCTCCTTAGAAATATCATCCGAGGAATCCCTTTCGTAGATCAGTTATCTTTTTTAGCAGATAAAAGTGGATTCCATGATAAATGGAGTGAAACCTGCGTTGTTGTAAAGAAAAATTATGAAGCTGAGTTACAGTTAAAAAGCGATATAAACACGTTGGGAACTAAAGAAAATATCTAA